In Hymenobacter volaticus, a single window of DNA contains:
- a CDS encoding universal stress protein — MKKVLIPTDLTLYSLQLIRYALNLLQNESCHITLLHLTPASDSITDLLTLPRPQKPELEFNKALERLRRLHSVEIQDIQVTHMYCANSSDLKQFVRENQIDLVLSTVSRSRNTEALSFFNELLQDIPFPVLYIPEFFAPNSFRKIAFVLDVDVKNSALPDKELIDLLWRKECRVTFLLVFKPGTSTDNLTRALASLYSLPFLREVTYAVHLVQQRDVTEGIISFIDEYEVDLVVSCKKKSVLDYLRLGRQARSRERAITTKVPCLSVA, encoded by the coding sequence ATGAAGAAAGTATTGATACCAACGGACCTGACGCTGTATTCTCTGCAGCTGATTCGCTACGCGCTGAATTTACTTCAGAACGAAAGCTGCCACATTACGCTCCTGCACCTGACCCCTGCTTCGGACTCTATCACCGACTTGTTAACCCTGCCTCGCCCGCAGAAGCCGGAGTTGGAGTTCAACAAAGCACTAGAACGGCTCCGACGGTTGCATAGCGTTGAGATACAGGACATTCAGGTGACGCATATGTACTGTGCCAATTCCTCGGACCTCAAGCAATTCGTTCGGGAAAACCAGATTGATTTGGTGCTCAGCACTGTTTCTCGCAGCCGGAACACGGAAGCACTAAGCTTCTTCAACGAGTTGCTTCAGGATATTCCTTTCCCCGTCTTGTACATCCCCGAGTTCTTTGCTCCGAACAGCTTCCGCAAAATTGCCTTCGTACTGGACGTGGACGTAAAAAACAGTGCCCTGCCCGACAAGGAACTGATTGATCTGCTGTGGCGCAAGGAGTGTCGCGTCACGTTCTTGCTGGTGTTCAAGCCAGGAACCAGCACCGATAACTTAACCCGGGCTTTGGCCAGCCTCTATTCCTTGCCCTTCCTGAGGGAAGTGACCTACGCGGTTCACTTGGTGCAGCAACGGGACGTAACCGAGGGAATCATCTCCTTTATCGACGAGTACGAAGTGGATCTGGTGGTTAGCTGCAAGAAGAAGAGCGTGCTCGACTACCTGCGTTTAGGACGCCAAGCCCGCAGCCGGGAGCGTGCCATTACCACAAAGGTGCCTTGTTTATCGGTCGCATAA
- a CDS encoding bestrophin family protein encodes MLLKTKIPLSYVFGKIKREILFVFVYASLIALEDKLLHIMEVSLPLSVPMVLGTILSLLLAFKSNQAYDRWWEARIAWGAIVNDSRSLIRQVLCFTEAPYASEEARSWAQRLTNRQIAWAYSLGLSLRKQMDLDKVRRFLSPEEVAFAARHDNVPNALLQLHGQDLRYALREGWLNPYQQVEMEGILTRLTDSMGRCERIKNTVFPATYTLYIHFCLFFFVLLLPFALLEVFGILEVLMVVAISSAFFLIEKMAIHLQDPFEGKPTDTPVTAIAQTIEVNLKQMIGDNRVSKESIPAESTYYVL; translated from the coding sequence ATGTTGTTGAAAACGAAAATTCCGCTTTCCTATGTGTTTGGCAAAATCAAACGGGAAATCCTGTTTGTGTTTGTCTATGCCTCCCTCATTGCGCTGGAAGACAAACTCTTGCACATAATGGAGGTGTCTTTGCCCTTGAGTGTACCCATGGTTTTGGGCACAATCCTGTCGCTGTTGCTGGCTTTCAAATCCAACCAGGCCTACGACCGGTGGTGGGAAGCCCGGATTGCCTGGGGCGCCATTGTCAATGATTCTCGGTCCCTGATTCGCCAGGTGCTCTGCTTTACCGAAGCGCCCTACGCCTCCGAAGAAGCCCGGAGTTGGGCGCAGCGGCTCACCAACCGACAAATTGCCTGGGCCTACAGCCTAGGCTTATCGTTGCGCAAGCAAATGGACCTGGATAAAGTACGCAGGTTCTTATCGCCGGAAGAAGTCGCTTTCGCTGCCCGGCATGATAATGTCCCGAATGCGCTGCTGCAGTTACACGGTCAAGACTTGCGGTACGCGTTGCGGGAAGGGTGGCTTAACCCCTACCAGCAAGTAGAGATGGAGGGCATACTCACCCGGCTGACTGATTCAATGGGTCGCTGCGAACGAATCAAAAACACGGTGTTTCCGGCTACCTACACTTTGTACATTCACTTTTGCCTGTTCTTTTTCGTGCTGCTACTGCCCTTTGCCCTGCTGGAGGTATTTGGCATCTTAGAGGTCTTGATGGTAGTTGCCATTTCCTCAGCCTTTTTCTTAATCGAGAAAATGGCCATTCACTTGCAGGACCCTTTCGAGGGAAAACCAACGGATACTCCCGTAACGGCCATCGCCCAAACCATAGAAGTGAACCTCAAGCAGATGATCGGTGACAACCGGGTAAGCAAAGAGAGCATCCCAGCGGAAAGCACCTACTACGTGCTGTAA
- a CDS encoding ParA family protein: MKTICFANHKGGVGKTTSTLNVGQVLASRGSRVLLIDSDSQTNLSMSFERQGTRHLGEILESDGKVSLSEVMEAVGERLHLVPASPRLQMVEKLMAGTSGLEFVLRETLEEVEEQFDYCLIDTPPSLGGITYAALIASDAVFIPMQPEYFGYNGLTSLLQACVRVRKHYNQKLKVGGIFFTKYSPSYRVSMHHQYVELINQDEQLAPLVMGVSIRQNTKLGEAQAVQEAILAYAPDSNGALDYIALTDEILARL, translated from the coding sequence ATGAAAACCATCTGTTTTGCCAACCACAAAGGAGGCGTCGGAAAGACAACTTCCACTTTGAATGTCGGCCAGGTACTCGCTAGTCGAGGTTCGCGCGTACTCTTAATCGACAGCGACTCGCAAACCAATTTATCTATGTCGTTTGAGCGGCAAGGCACCCGGCACCTCGGTGAGATTCTAGAGAGTGACGGCAAGGTTTCCTTGTCGGAGGTTATGGAAGCAGTAGGAGAGAGGCTTCACTTAGTACCCGCTTCGCCTCGTTTACAGATGGTCGAAAAGCTGATGGCGGGCACCTCCGGTTTGGAGTTCGTACTACGCGAGACCCTAGAAGAAGTGGAGGAGCAGTTCGATTATTGCTTGATTGACACGCCGCCTTCCCTCGGCGGTATCACTTACGCCGCCCTCATTGCCTCCGATGCCGTGTTCATTCCCATGCAGCCAGAGTATTTCGGTTATAACGGCCTCACTTCCTTGCTGCAAGCATGCGTGCGTGTACGCAAGCACTACAACCAAAAACTGAAAGTGGGTGGCATCTTCTTCACTAAGTATTCGCCCTCTTACCGCGTTTCTATGCACCACCAGTACGTGGAGCTTATCAACCAAGACGAACAGCTAGCACCCCTGGTTATGGGCGTAAGCATTCGGCAAAACACCAAATTAGGAGAAGCCCAAGCCGTGCAGGAAGCTATCTTAGCATATGCCCCAGACAGCAATGGTGCCCTCGACTACATTGCCCTCACCGACGAAATTCTAGCCAGGTTATGA
- a CDS encoding replication initiation protein: MSATPAPPILYPRAYQANALVRAPLKLTHVEARIFALALGCIHQDQTELPGISIALNRVMTQKKGGSVYETIRDACKSLMSKVVTIESQTGNKKRFTAYSIISYIDLNEGTGFLTGNFAPEIKPFLLQLAEQYTHVEIETLLTLKSAHAHRLYWLLKSWDDVGFWEVEFDTLRKQILGDDNDVTYTLFYDFKRYVLEPALRELHSLGWMVAYDPIKAGKKVHAVRFSIPKPLAHLDEPAPPVIAVKTTSKARPLEKQMSLALPSELPTLQQRIVTRLQKLKMTDSQIQHVLDFMGDDETKIAKLMKISHPLLRDFEAGNKVFDNLGGVATNLLKTEFPGLYPALK; this comes from the coding sequence ATGTCCGCTACTCCTGCTCCTCCTATTTTATACCCTCGGGCTTACCAAGCTAATGCATTAGTGCGTGCACCCTTGAAACTCACGCATGTGGAAGCTCGCATCTTCGCTCTGGCCCTGGGCTGCATTCACCAGGATCAGACCGAGCTGCCCGGCATCTCCATTGCCTTGAACCGAGTGATGACCCAGAAGAAAGGGGGTAGCGTTTACGAAACAATCCGGGACGCCTGCAAAAGCCTTATGTCGAAGGTGGTCACCATCGAGTCGCAAACTGGCAACAAAAAGCGTTTTACGGCCTATTCCATCATCAGCTACATCGATCTGAACGAGGGTACGGGTTTTTTGACGGGCAATTTCGCCCCAGAAATCAAGCCCTTTTTGCTGCAGTTGGCCGAGCAGTACACCCACGTGGAAATTGAAACGCTGCTTACTCTCAAATCAGCCCACGCCCACCGCCTGTACTGGCTGCTCAAGTCCTGGGACGACGTCGGGTTTTGGGAAGTGGAATTCGATACCCTACGCAAGCAGATTCTAGGCGATGACAACGACGTAACCTACACGCTCTTTTACGATTTCAAGCGGTATGTTCTCGAGCCTGCCCTCCGTGAGTTGCACTCGCTAGGCTGGATGGTGGCTTACGACCCCATCAAAGCGGGTAAAAAAGTGCATGCTGTGCGCTTTTCTATTCCCAAGCCCTTAGCCCACCTCGATGAGCCCGCTCCACCGGTGATTGCAGTTAAAACCACGAGCAAAGCCCGGCCTTTAGAAAAGCAGATGAGCCTGGCGCTGCCATCCGAGTTGCCCACTTTGCAGCAGCGCATTGTTACTCGGCTGCAGAAGCTAAAAATGACTGATAGCCAAATTCAGCACGTGCTCGACTTTATGGGAGACGATGAAACCAAAATTGCCAAGCTCATGAAAATCAGCCACCCCTTGCTGCGCGACTTTGAAGCCGGCAACAAGGTTTTCGACAACCTAGGTGGGGTGGCGACTAATTTGCTTAAGACCGAATTCCCAGGGTTGTACCCTGCTCTGAAGTAA
- a CDS encoding RNA polymerase sigma factor, which translates to MPLSAAPTSPEQERVLSRRAYQDLALIQAALAGQAKAYEDLLARYRKPVHYLVLRMVKNAADAEDLTQETFAKAFRHLARFTPDFAFSTWLFRIATNHTLDFFRRKKLPTYSLQASVASGDGDPLFLEVADRSPDPQQVLIRAQRKELIQQLVDRLPARYARVVRLRYFDELQYEEIAVLLALPLGTVKAQLFRARELLLDLVKHSHAAL; encoded by the coding sequence ATGCCCTTGTCTGCTGCCCCTACTAGCCCCGAGCAGGAACGCGTATTATCCCGTCGGGCCTACCAGGACCTAGCGCTCATTCAAGCAGCCCTGGCCGGCCAAGCCAAGGCCTATGAAGACCTGCTGGCTCGCTACCGCAAACCCGTGCACTACTTGGTGCTGCGCATGGTAAAAAATGCGGCGGATGCCGAGGATCTAACGCAGGAAACCTTTGCCAAAGCGTTTCGCCACTTGGCCCGTTTCACTCCCGATTTTGCTTTTAGCACGTGGCTCTTCCGCATTGCCACCAACCATACCCTCGACTTTTTCCGGCGTAAGAAGCTGCCAACGTATTCATTACAGGCGAGCGTAGCGAGTGGCGACGGAGACCCGCTGTTCCTGGAAGTAGCGGATCGGAGCCCGGATCCGCAGCAAGTACTTATTCGAGCGCAGCGCAAAGAGCTGATACAACAATTGGTGGACAGGTTGCCGGCCCGCTATGCGCGGGTGGTGCGCCTCCGGTATTTCGACGAGTTGCAGTACGAGGAGATTGCCGTGCTGCTAGCCTTGCCGCTCGGTACGGTGAAGGCTCAGCTGTTCCGGGCCCGCGAACTGCTACTTGATTTAGTTAAACATAGCCACGCGGCGCTATAA
- a CDS encoding phosphatase PAP2 family protein: protein MAPSALSDSFVATSALITGSLPVSFHHRSLLLALLHFLRFLDQQLVLALNQLHTPLLDSLMQIASSRLAWVPVLLLALRPLWRAYGASWWRVLLPLALSVATTNWLASAWIKPWVSRPRPCQVASLLPLLHLPAGCSTSYSFLSTHTADLVTLVFGLIWMLPRLPWSLKVLWLSWALLVALSRVYLGQHYPSDVLAGVTLGVLAALGCQWLRQRLPFATQTPVAQVARKEYS, encoded by the coding sequence GTGGCTCCATCTGCTCTATCGGACTCCTTCGTTGCTACCAGCGCCTTAATCACCGGCTCACTGCCCGTCTCTTTTCATCACCGCTCTTTGCTGCTTGCTTTGCTGCACTTCCTACGCTTTCTCGATCAGCAATTGGTTTTGGCTCTCAACCAACTGCACACGCCCTTACTCGATTCCTTGATGCAAATCGCCTCCAGCCGGCTGGCCTGGGTGCCAGTACTGCTGCTGGCCCTGCGGCCGCTCTGGCGAGCCTACGGCGCGTCCTGGTGGCGGGTGCTGCTGCCGCTGGCTTTGAGCGTCGCCACGACCAACTGGCTAGCCAGCGCTTGGATTAAGCCCTGGGTGAGCCGGCCTCGGCCCTGTCAGGTTGCTAGCCTGCTGCCCCTGCTGCATCTGCCGGCGGGCTGTAGTACGAGCTACAGCTTTTTGTCTACTCACACAGCCGACCTAGTGACGTTGGTATTCGGCCTGATATGGATGCTACCCCGCCTGCCTTGGTCACTAAAAGTGCTCTGGCTTAGCTGGGCCCTGCTCGTGGCCCTCAGCCGCGTCTACCTCGGCCAGCATTATCCTAGCGATGTGTTAGCCGGGGTCACGCTAGGAGTACTAGCCGCCCTAGGTTGCCAATGGCTGCGGCAGCGACTGCCTTTTGCGACGCAGACGCCTGTGGCGCAAGTTGCCAGGAAAGAGTACTCCTGA
- a CDS encoding alpha/beta hydrolase — protein MKNFRIPAPTPLVDTTGQRIPVAGGTIRVRIYTPKNATASMPGIVYYQGGGWVIANLNTYDPSARALAEQTGAVVVSVQYRKAPEFKYPTAHNDAFAAYRWVRDNAATLNINAQRIAVAGESAGGNLAASVCMMAKTASVPLPVHQLLVYPIARYDMNTPSYTQYAAAKPLSKPLMQWFFDKYLNTPADGASPLISLTNATNLQGLPPATVINAEIDPLQSEGQEYAAKLKAAGVSVTTKVYEGVTHEFFGMATVVPEAKDAQAFAATELKKSFQ, from the coding sequence ATGAAAAACTTCCGCATTCCGGCGCCTACGCCGCTGGTGGACACTACGGGCCAGCGTATCCCCGTAGCGGGCGGTACCATCCGGGTGCGGATTTATACGCCTAAAAATGCCACCGCTTCCATGCCCGGCATTGTGTACTACCAAGGGGGAGGCTGGGTGATTGCCAACCTAAACACGTATGACCCTTCGGCGCGAGCCCTAGCCGAGCAGACGGGCGCGGTGGTTGTTTCCGTGCAGTACCGCAAAGCGCCAGAGTTCAAGTATCCTACCGCTCACAACGATGCCTTTGCCGCCTACCGCTGGGTGCGCGACAATGCGGCCACCTTAAATATAAATGCCCAGCGTATTGCTGTGGCCGGCGAAAGCGCTGGGGGCAACTTAGCGGCTTCGGTTTGTATGATGGCCAAGACGGCTAGCGTGCCACTGCCCGTGCACCAGTTGCTGGTATATCCCATTGCCCGCTACGACATGAATACGCCCTCTTACACGCAGTATGCGGCCGCCAAGCCCTTGAGCAAGCCCCTCATGCAATGGTTTTTCGATAAATACCTGAACACACCGGCCGATGGCGCCAGTCCGCTCATTTCGCTGACCAATGCTACCAACTTGCAAGGGTTGCCTCCCGCTACGGTTATCAATGCCGAAATTGATCCGCTGCAAAGCGAAGGCCAAGAATACGCCGCCAAGCTCAAAGCTGCGGGCGTATCGGTGACAACGAAAGTCTACGAAGGCGTCACGCACGAATTCTTCGGCATGGCCACCGTCGTACCAGAAGCTAAAGACGCCCAGGCCTTCGCGGCTACCGAGTTGAAAAAGAGCTTCCAGTAA
- a CDS encoding LytR/AlgR family response regulator transcription factor, which translates to MAPIRTLIVDDEPLARRRIVQLLERAPEFKLIGECRNGAEALAQLSPVASTIDLVFLDVQMPDLTGLQVLQQLPAQQLPLVVFVTAYERYTLQAFEAHAVDYLLKPIDPDRFHRCLTHVQHLMHQRTPPQFQQQLQALLREMTPAAPPTVPAPAPTDQFLIKNNGRLYFVNAGDVRYLEARGNYVVVHTHGQEHSLRSTLSQLATQLDPNRFIRIHRSLIVNLNFIKELRPWAHGEYLVTLHDDTHLSSSRSYNESVQRFLQRFTQ; encoded by the coding sequence GTGGCGCCTATTCGTACCCTGATTGTAGATGATGAACCCCTCGCTCGTCGGCGCATTGTTCAGCTGCTGGAACGAGCGCCAGAGTTCAAGCTTATCGGCGAATGCCGCAACGGAGCGGAAGCCCTAGCGCAGCTTTCTCCCGTCGCATCAACTATCGACCTCGTGTTCCTGGACGTGCAAATGCCCGATCTAACCGGGCTGCAAGTCCTCCAGCAGTTACCGGCGCAGCAGTTGCCCCTTGTTGTGTTCGTGACGGCCTACGAGCGCTACACCCTGCAAGCTTTTGAAGCGCACGCCGTAGATTATTTGCTTAAGCCCATCGATCCGGACCGTTTCCACCGCTGTCTGACACATGTGCAGCACCTTATGCACCAGCGCACCCCGCCGCAGTTTCAACAGCAACTGCAAGCGTTGCTGCGCGAAATGACTCCGGCCGCCCCACCTACCGTGCCCGCCCCCGCTCCTACCGATCAATTTCTAATCAAAAACAACGGGCGTCTCTACTTCGTCAATGCCGGGGATGTGCGGTATCTGGAAGCTCGTGGCAACTACGTGGTGGTGCATACCCATGGGCAAGAGCACTCGTTGCGCTCCACCCTGAGTCAGTTGGCGACCCAACTAGATCCGAACCGGTTTATCCGGATACACCGCTCTTTGATCGTGAACTTAAACTTTATCAAAGAGCTGCGTCCTTGGGCCCACGGCGAGTACTTGGTTACGCTGCACGACGACACCCATCTGTCTTCGTCCCGGAGCTACAACGAAAGCGTGCAGCGCTTTCTCCAGCGTTTCACCCAGTAA
- a CDS encoding sensor histidine kinase yields the protein MLKLEKINWLRIALAWGMFSVFMVVVVYVQALSGAGPVSWRTAVLGPLLYGLIWMLFTPLVFWLAAHFDLTAGRRGWVYSALVHAGASMLLTVLFRVLHVTLLFLMGAPGIVLSWATILSDINIWIPAYWMLLFVAYALDFYERYHRRTLDAAQLEVQLVQAQLQALKMQLQPHFLFNTLNAIATLIDDEPRMAQRMTAKLGEFLRLVLDNTDEHQVTLAQELHFAQLYLEMEQIRFSDRLSITYQLAPDTLPALVPNLLLQPLIENAVKHGLTAASGAGAIHIQADQQDGRLVLQVSDNGRGPTRQIPAV from the coding sequence ATGCTCAAGCTCGAAAAAATTAATTGGTTGCGCATTGCCCTGGCCTGGGGCATGTTTAGCGTCTTTATGGTGGTGGTGGTGTACGTGCAGGCCCTCTCGGGAGCGGGCCCGGTGTCTTGGCGCACGGCCGTGCTGGGCCCACTGCTCTACGGCCTGATCTGGATGCTGTTCACGCCCCTCGTGTTTTGGCTGGCGGCACACTTCGATTTGACTGCCGGTCGGCGGGGTTGGGTTTATTCTGCCCTCGTGCACGCCGGCGCGAGCATGCTCCTTACGGTGCTTTTCCGCGTGCTGCACGTTACGCTGCTCTTTTTGATGGGCGCGCCGGGCATTGTACTCTCCTGGGCTACCATCCTCTCCGACATCAATATTTGGATTCCCGCTTACTGGATGCTGCTGTTCGTGGCTTATGCGCTCGACTTTTATGAACGGTATCATCGGCGCACGCTGGATGCGGCGCAACTGGAAGTGCAACTAGTGCAAGCGCAACTGCAGGCCCTGAAAATGCAGTTGCAGCCCCATTTCTTGTTCAACACGCTCAATGCTATTGCCACCCTCATCGACGACGAGCCCCGCATGGCCCAGCGCATGACGGCCAAGCTGGGCGAGTTTCTGCGCCTGGTACTCGACAACACCGACGAGCACCAGGTGACGCTGGCCCAGGAGCTGCACTTTGCGCAGCTATACTTGGAAATGGAGCAAATCCGCTTTTCCGACCGCCTCTCCATTACCTACCAACTCGCACCCGACACGCTGCCGGCGCTAGTTCCCAACCTGTTGCTGCAACCATTAATTGAAAACGCAGTCAAGCACGGCCTCACTGCCGCCTCAGGTGCCGGCGCCATCCACATTCAGGCCGATCAGCAAGATGGGCGGCTCGTGTTGCAAGTAAGCGACAATGGCCGGGGGCCGACCAGGCAAATTCCCGCGGTATAG
- a CDS encoding helix-turn-helix transcriptional regulator: MFFRFPPDIVPSQDASFLTGKTETFAKLKIESKAGKRTVFLTEHTILLVVQGIKLLHFSNHTLQVGPGQVVLLRKGIYVMAEYIEEGLSFEALLLFLPGKVLQSVRVLTPRPRPLAEASCLVLTADDLVQGFKTQLRLYFDKPLLEPNHLMAVKQQEILLLLNAAGYQQQVADFVAAALSTEPADLDFIVRTYLLQPVTVADLAQLCNRSLASFKRDFQRLYQCPPRQWLNQQRLAHARLLLQNGDKRVAEVAQECGFENTSHFIRIFKKAYGHTPHALRTKMTID, encoded by the coding sequence ATGTTTTTTCGCTTTCCACCCGATATCGTCCCTTCCCAGGATGCATCGTTTTTGACTGGTAAAACGGAAACGTTTGCCAAACTCAAAATAGAGTCGAAAGCCGGTAAGCGGACCGTTTTCCTAACGGAGCACACCATCCTTCTGGTTGTGCAGGGAATCAAGCTGCTGCACTTTTCCAACCACACTCTACAGGTAGGACCCGGCCAGGTGGTTTTGCTCAGGAAGGGGATTTACGTGATGGCCGAGTACATCGAAGAAGGGTTGAGCTTCGAAGCCTTGTTGCTTTTCCTGCCGGGCAAGGTCTTGCAATCCGTCCGTGTACTTACTCCTCGGCCCCGGCCGCTGGCGGAAGCATCCTGCCTCGTACTGACCGCCGACGATTTGGTGCAGGGGTTTAAAACGCAGTTGCGTCTCTACTTCGATAAGCCCTTGCTGGAGCCCAACCACCTGATGGCCGTCAAGCAACAGGAAATACTGTTGCTGCTCAATGCTGCTGGTTATCAGCAACAGGTGGCTGATTTTGTAGCGGCGGCACTGAGCACAGAACCAGCGGACCTGGATTTCATCGTGCGTACCTACCTGTTACAGCCCGTTACGGTAGCCGATTTGGCGCAGCTGTGCAACCGTAGCCTAGCGTCGTTTAAGCGGGATTTCCAGCGCTTGTATCAGTGCCCACCCCGGCAGTGGCTGAACCAGCAACGCTTAGCTCACGCCCGCCTCCTGCTGCAAAACGGGGACAAGCGGGTAGCGGAAGTGGCGCAGGAATGCGGCTTCGAGAATACTTCGCACTTCATTCGAATCTTCAAGAAAGCATATGGGCACACGCCTCATGCCCTGCGGACCAAAATGACTATTGATTGA
- a CDS encoding short chain dehydrogenase — protein sequence MKILLIGGHGTIGKRVAAALAERHDLTIAGRSSGDVRVDLASVASIDAMFQQLGPIDACICTAGTGYYGDFHTMSQQHLMGGIEGKLLGQVNLVLIGKRYLTTGGSFTLTSGIAAEHPARNGACVAMLNGAINSFVLAAAQELKEDQRINVVSPGLVEDSRERYGALFPGYNLVPMGKVVNAYLLSVEGAVNGRILKVYS from the coding sequence ATGAAGATCTTACTTATTGGTGGGCACGGAACCATCGGCAAACGGGTGGCCGCGGCTTTGGCCGAGCGGCATGACCTGACTATTGCGGGCCGCAGCAGCGGCGACGTCCGCGTAGACCTTGCTTCGGTGGCATCCATCGACGCCATGTTCCAACAGCTAGGCCCCATCGACGCCTGCATCTGCACGGCGGGCACCGGGTACTACGGCGACTTTCACACCATGAGCCAGCAGCACCTGATGGGCGGCATCGAAGGCAAATTACTAGGGCAGGTAAATCTGGTATTGATCGGCAAGCGCTACCTCACAACTGGGGGCTCGTTTACGCTCACTTCCGGCATTGCGGCCGAGCACCCGGCCCGCAACGGAGCCTGCGTGGCCATGCTCAACGGAGCCATCAACAGCTTTGTGCTGGCCGCGGCCCAGGAACTCAAGGAAGACCAGCGCATCAACGTCGTAAGTCCGGGGCTGGTGGAAGATAGCCGGGAGCGGTACGGCGCGCTTTTTCCGGGCTACAACCTGGTGCCGATGGGCAAGGTGGTGAATGCCTACCTGCTCAGCGTAGAAGGAGCCGTAAACGGCCGAATTCTTAAAGTCTATTCGTAA